In Kitasatospora sp. NA04385, a single genomic region encodes these proteins:
- a CDS encoding acyl carrier protein, whose protein sequence is MTPEQHTAKAPLDTDAVIDRITRFVAEETRTTPDADQDLFTTGLANSMFAMQLVVFLEQTYAVTVAGPDLQLSNFRTVKSMAALVGRLQAQAATDV, encoded by the coding sequence ATGACCCCCGAGCAGCACACCGCCAAGGCGCCCCTCGACACCGACGCCGTCATCGACCGGATCACCCGCTTCGTCGCGGAGGAGACCCGCACCACCCCCGACGCCGACCAGGACCTGTTCACCACCGGCCTGGCCAACTCGATGTTCGCCATGCAGCTGGTGGTCTTCCTCGAGCAGACCTACGCCGTCACCGTGGCCGGGCCCGACCTGCAGCTGTCCAACTTCCGCACCGTCAAGAGCATGGCCGCCCTGGTCGGCCGGCTCCAGGCGCAGGCCGCCACCGATGTCTGA
- a CDS encoding 3-hydroxyacyl-CoA dehydrogenase family protein: MDEPLIAVVGAGVMGTGISTLVLGQGLPVVLVDIDQGVLDRATTAIRHGLRHAQLTGALPAGTAPGRLHTTLRLHDVADAAVVIEAVTEAPDRKAEVLAAVSALVGPGTPVISNTSGIPIDEMAAWVKDPGSLIGTHFMNPAYLIPMVEVIRGPRTTDRTVERVLSTLTRIGRRPVVVRDAPGFVTSRLLHPMINDAARIVSEGTATAEDVDTLMQGCLGHPTGPLRTADLIGIDNLVDALEELHARTGDERARPSELLLEKVRRGELGRKSGRGFYSYTSEGQS; the protein is encoded by the coding sequence ATGGACGAGCCGCTGATCGCCGTCGTAGGTGCGGGCGTCATGGGCACCGGAATCTCGACGCTCGTCCTCGGGCAGGGACTGCCCGTCGTCCTGGTGGACATCGACCAGGGCGTGCTGGACCGCGCCACCACCGCGATCCGGCACGGCCTGCGGCACGCCCAGCTGACCGGGGCGCTGCCCGCCGGCACCGCCCCGGGCCGGCTGCACACCACCCTGCGGCTGCACGACGTCGCCGACGCCGCCGTGGTGATCGAGGCCGTCACCGAGGCGCCCGACCGCAAGGCGGAGGTCCTGGCCGCCGTCTCGGCGCTGGTCGGCCCCGGGACGCCCGTCATCTCCAACACCTCCGGCATCCCCATCGACGAGATGGCCGCCTGGGTCAAGGACCCCGGCAGCCTCATCGGCACCCACTTCATGAACCCCGCCTACCTCATCCCGATGGTCGAGGTCATCCGCGGGCCCCGGACCACCGACCGGACCGTCGAGCGGGTCCTGTCCACCCTCACCCGGATCGGCCGCCGCCCGGTCGTCGTGCGCGACGCGCCCGGCTTCGTCACCAGCCGGCTGCTGCACCCCATGATCAACGACGCCGCCCGCATCGTCAGCGAGGGCACCGCCACCGCCGAGGACGTCGACACCCTCATGCAGGGCTGCCTCGGCCACCCCACCGGCCCGCTGCGCACCGCGGACCTGATCGGCATCGACAACCTGGTCGACGCCCTGGAAGAACTCCACGCCCGGACCGGCGACGAGCGCGCTCGCCCCAGCGAGCTGCTCCTCGAGAAGGTCCGGCGGGGCGAGCTCGGCCGAAAGAGCGGCCGCGGCTTCTACTCCTACACCAGTGAGGGACAGTCATGA
- a CDS encoding type I polyketide synthase, which translates to MEPIAVVGLTARLPGAPTVDAFWRNQRDGVESISRFSTEQLTDAGWPKEMITHPDYVPAAGVIEDADRFDADFFGYTREQAEISDPQQRIFAESVWHALEDTGHDPARFDGSIGVYAGCFASKYLPLNLLANARFRGSLAAFSARPYNDKDFLATRAAYLCDLRGPAMTVQSACSTSLVAIHLACQALLGHECDMALAGGVALPIPLIGGYPVVAGGIFARDGHCRPFDASSSGTVPGYGVAVVALRRLSDALADNDNIRALILGSALNNDGSSKFGFNAPSMQAQAEVIATAQAVAGVGAESIGYVEAHGTGTPLGDPIELAGLTQAFGTEERGYCAIGSTKANIGHLDAAAGAAGFTRAVLALQHAEIPPSINYDAPNPALLLERTPFYVPTTARPWPRGATPRRAGVSAFAVGGTNAHIVLQEAPAPRPAAPGSREHHLLLLSARTPRALDDAAAALAERLEGDEDLHLADVAHTLQVGRRAFAHRRHLVCRDRAEAVAALREAAAPGAAGTAKARRSIFVLPGSAGHRPGAAAEVYRSEAVFAREVDHCAELARPLLGQDLRALLFPADPDGSRAAADRGADADRTDPRATALAAFTLQWALARLWQSWGVQPAAVIGDGDGEYVAACLAGVLDLPDALAVTAAAALARARTAADPGSADAHAAAFAADVVGRNPGPPRLFYSTAATGTWATAEDTADPAGWARQLSAPAPFADALRAAAALADHVLLVMGPADRLTADLGRQEDTRHLTALPSLGSADTDRAGLATLLDTLGTLWRAATDIDWDAVRGTARPRRVSLPGYPFQRTRYWIGPDTGSYEPLGLEEPSWTSR; encoded by the coding sequence ATGGAACCGATCGCGGTCGTCGGGCTCACCGCACGGCTGCCCGGCGCCCCCACCGTCGACGCGTTCTGGCGCAACCAGCGCGACGGGGTGGAGTCGATCTCCCGGTTCAGCACCGAGCAGCTGACCGACGCCGGCTGGCCCAAGGAGATGATCACCCACCCCGACTACGTGCCCGCCGCCGGGGTCATCGAGGACGCCGACCGCTTCGACGCCGACTTCTTCGGCTACACCCGCGAGCAGGCCGAGATCAGCGACCCCCAGCAGCGGATCTTCGCCGAGTCCGTCTGGCACGCCCTGGAGGACACCGGCCACGACCCGGCCCGCTTCGACGGCTCGATCGGCGTCTACGCGGGCTGCTTCGCCAGCAAGTACCTCCCGCTCAACCTGCTGGCCAACGCCCGCTTCCGCGGCTCCCTGGCGGCCTTCTCCGCCCGCCCGTACAACGACAAGGACTTCCTCGCCACCAGGGCCGCCTACCTGTGCGACCTGCGCGGCCCGGCGATGACCGTCCAGTCCGCGTGCTCCACCTCCCTGGTCGCCATCCACCTCGCCTGCCAGGCCCTGCTGGGCCACGAGTGCGACATGGCGCTGGCGGGGGGAGTCGCCCTGCCCATCCCGCTGATCGGCGGCTACCCCGTCGTCGCGGGCGGCATCTTCGCCCGCGACGGGCACTGCCGCCCCTTCGACGCCTCCTCCAGCGGCACCGTGCCCGGGTACGGCGTGGCCGTCGTGGCCCTGCGCCGCCTCAGCGACGCGCTCGCCGACAACGACAACATCCGCGCCCTGATCCTGGGCAGCGCCCTCAACAACGACGGCTCCTCGAAGTTCGGCTTCAACGCCCCGAGCATGCAGGCCCAGGCCGAGGTGATCGCCACCGCCCAGGCCGTCGCCGGCGTCGGCGCCGAGAGCATCGGCTACGTCGAGGCCCACGGCACCGGCACCCCGCTGGGCGACCCGATCGAACTCGCCGGCCTCACCCAGGCCTTCGGCACCGAGGAGCGCGGGTACTGCGCGATCGGCTCCACCAAGGCCAACATCGGCCACCTGGACGCCGCCGCCGGAGCCGCCGGCTTCACCCGCGCCGTCCTGGCCCTCCAGCACGCCGAGATCCCGCCCAGCATCAACTACGACGCGCCCAACCCGGCCCTCCTGCTGGAGCGCACCCCCTTCTACGTCCCGACCACCGCCCGCCCCTGGCCGCGCGGCGCCACCCCGCGCCGCGCCGGCGTCAGCGCCTTCGCCGTCGGCGGCACCAACGCCCACATCGTCCTGCAGGAGGCGCCCGCGCCGCGCCCCGCCGCACCCGGCTCGCGCGAGCACCACCTGCTCCTGCTGTCCGCCCGCACCCCCCGGGCGCTGGACGACGCCGCCGCCGCCCTCGCCGAGCGCCTGGAGGGCGACGAGGACCTGCACCTCGCCGACGTCGCGCACACCCTCCAGGTCGGCCGCCGCGCCTTCGCGCACCGCCGCCACCTGGTGTGCCGCGACCGCGCCGAGGCCGTGGCCGCCCTGCGCGAGGCGGCCGCCCCCGGCGCCGCGGGGACCGCGAAGGCCCGCCGCAGCATCTTCGTGCTGCCGGGCAGCGCCGGTCACCGCCCCGGGGCCGCCGCGGAGGTCTACCGCAGCGAAGCCGTCTTCGCCCGCGAGGTCGACCACTGCGCCGAGCTGGCCCGCCCGCTGCTCGGCCAGGACCTGCGCGCCCTGCTCTTCCCCGCCGACCCGGACGGCTCCCGCGCCGCGGCCGACCGCGGCGCGGACGCGGACCGCACCGACCCGCGCGCCACCGCGCTCGCCGCCTTCACCCTCCAGTGGGCCCTGGCCCGGCTGTGGCAGTCCTGGGGGGTCCAGCCCGCCGCCGTGATCGGCGATGGCGACGGCGAGTACGTGGCGGCCTGCCTGGCCGGCGTCCTCGACCTGCCCGACGCCCTCGCCGTCACCGCCGCGGCCGCCCTCGCGCGCGCCCGCACCGCCGCCGACCCCGGCTCCGCCGACGCCCACGCCGCGGCCTTCGCCGCCGACGTGGTGGGCCGCAACCCCGGGCCGCCCCGGCTGTTCTACAGCACCGCGGCCACCGGCACCTGGGCCACCGCGGAGGACACCGCCGACCCGGCCGGCTGGGCCCGCCAGCTGAGCGCTCCGGCGCCCTTCGCCGACGCCCTGCGCGCGGCGGCCGCCCTGGCCGACCACGTCCTGCTGGTGATGGGGCCCGCCGACCGCCTCACCGCGGACCTCGGCCGCCAGGAGGACACCCGGCACCTCACGGCGCTGCCCTCGCTCGGCTCCGCCGACACCGACCGGGCCGGCCTCGCCACCCTGCTGGACACCCTCGGCACCCTGTGGCGGGCCGCCACCGACATCGACTGGGACGCCGTCCGCGGCACCGCGCGGCCGCGGCGGGTGTCCCTCCCGGGCTACCCCTTCCAGCGCACCCGCTACTGGATCGGCCCGGACACCGGAAGCTACGAACCCCTGGGTCTGGAGGAGCCGTCATGGACGAGCCGCTGA
- a CDS encoding MupA/Atu3671 family FMN-dependent luciferase-like monooxygenase, with product MSTPLGTGADEDDRAPLSYAQQRLWFLDQLQPGSSVYNVPLGYDITGPLDADALQQALTETARRHEILRTAFRSVAGTPHQVVLAPAPVAVPVTDLTGPGRSPEQVAALAATLADEEAAVPFDLVAGRVVRARLLRLGPEHHRLLLTVHHLACDAPAVGTLGKEIEAHYRAALEGGSPQSGELPMQYADFAHWQQETLAGPELGRLLGYWKQHLAGMPAQNLPTDRPRPPVQSYRGAALTFTLPPEAVRRLEELGRGEGATLYSVLLAAFAVLLRAHVGQDEVVVGTPVSGRERPELAPLIGFFTNTLVLRCDLAARPTFRTLVQRLWEEVKGALAHQDLPFEKLVEELHPDRDLAQNPLFQVLFSYRHEDRDGGLQLRGCRVTPVLGDTGAARFDLTLSLTRTPDGVTGRLEYSTDLFEAATARRLADRYARVVAAAAQDPDLPVDELAVLPPEELSTLAAWQAGPPAHGSEALVHRLLAQRVAATPDATALIASDATLTYRELDARAEQFAARLRRLGVAADEPVGVHLHRTSLLMVALLGILKAGAAYLPLDPDYPSGRLAFMVADAGVRLVVADPANAASAGRLGAARVVVPGEQDDEHGGDGHIGVGYTGDGHSGAAAGPEVTPDNLAYVIYTSGSTGKPKGVMVTHRNVANLFAGMSETFGEDEPSTWLALTSVSFDISVVELLWALTHGHRIVLRREPPLRAAPAGGGPDLQARSRPIDFSLLYFGSDSEASPEDRYRLLLEGAKFADRNNFAAVWTPERHFHQFGGLYPNPSVMAAAVAAVTERVHVRAGSVVMPLHDPLRVAEEWSAVDNLSAGRVGISLASGWHANDFVLAPDHYAARKQLMMDGLAEVRSLWSGQKTTRRNGVGAQVEVGIYPKPVQDRLPVWLTSAKHPETFRMAGEAGTGVLTHLLGHSLDELAEKIALYRRTWREHGHGPGDGHVAVMVHTFVGTDLEEVRELVREPMSRYLETSFDLIASLGATTGSAEDFKALPPGELRALVDRAFERFFATASLLGTPQVCADMIDRMKAAGADEVACLVDFGVEDKAALDALAHLVTVRDISEERRAAALAESEEPLAEQLRAHEVTHLQCTPSLARALLADQDTRAELPRLARLLVGGEALPTNLAHALAGTVAGTVHNMYGPTEAAVWATTSPAGADGPATIGRPLAGVRAYVADQDLRLCPVGVPGELLLAGDGIVRGYLGRNGTTAERFQPDPFSGTPGARLYRTGDLARWTSRGTLEFLGRLDDQVKFHGHRIELGEIEAALAQHPAVRSAVAVIRGTGAEGRLIAYYVPAPGRTATATELRAHLATRLPGYMLPGAVHAIDAVPLTPNKKVDRNALPDLAESRPEGTSAYAPPTNDTERLVTEVWRDVLGVERVGLDDSFFALGGNSLLVVVARARLLEQRDSALSLVDMFRYPSARALAQAIDRAPGSDDDSPAAGAAARAAARRGAKHSAARRAGRTGA from the coding sequence GTGAGCACCCCCCTGGGAACCGGCGCCGACGAGGACGACCGCGCTCCGCTGTCCTACGCCCAGCAGCGCCTGTGGTTCCTCGACCAGCTCCAGCCCGGCAGCTCGGTCTACAACGTCCCGCTGGGCTACGACATCACCGGCCCGCTGGACGCCGACGCCCTCCAGCAGGCGCTGACCGAGACCGCGCGCCGCCACGAGATCCTGCGCACCGCCTTCCGCTCGGTCGCCGGGACGCCCCACCAGGTGGTCCTGGCGCCCGCCCCGGTGGCCGTCCCGGTCACCGACCTCACCGGCCCCGGCCGCAGCCCGGAGCAGGTCGCGGCGCTGGCCGCGACCCTGGCCGACGAGGAGGCCGCCGTCCCCTTCGACCTGGTCGCCGGACGCGTCGTCCGCGCCCGCCTGCTGCGCCTGGGCCCCGAGCACCACCGCCTGCTGCTGACCGTGCACCACCTGGCCTGCGACGCCCCCGCGGTCGGCACCCTCGGCAAGGAGATCGAGGCCCACTACCGCGCCGCCCTCGAAGGGGGGAGCCCGCAGTCCGGCGAACTGCCCATGCAGTACGCCGACTTCGCGCACTGGCAGCAGGAGACCCTGGCGGGCCCGGAGCTCGGCCGCCTGCTGGGGTACTGGAAGCAGCACCTGGCGGGCATGCCCGCGCAGAACCTGCCCACCGACCGTCCCCGCCCGCCGGTGCAGAGCTACCGCGGTGCCGCGCTCACCTTCACCCTGCCCCCGGAGGCCGTCCGGCGCCTGGAGGAGCTGGGGCGCGGCGAGGGCGCCACCCTCTACAGCGTCCTGCTGGCCGCGTTCGCGGTCCTGCTGCGCGCCCACGTGGGCCAGGACGAGGTCGTCGTCGGCACGCCCGTCTCGGGGCGCGAGCGCCCCGAACTGGCGCCGCTGATCGGCTTCTTCACCAACACCCTGGTGCTGCGCTGCGACCTGGCCGCCCGTCCCACCTTCCGCACGCTCGTCCAGCGCCTGTGGGAGGAGGTCAAGGGCGCCCTGGCCCACCAGGACCTGCCCTTCGAGAAACTGGTCGAGGAGCTCCACCCCGACCGGGACCTCGCCCAGAACCCGCTCTTCCAGGTGCTGTTCAGCTACCGCCACGAGGACCGGGACGGCGGCCTGCAACTGCGGGGCTGCCGGGTGACCCCGGTCCTGGGCGACACCGGCGCCGCCCGCTTCGACCTCACCCTGAGCCTCACCCGCACCCCCGACGGGGTCACCGGCCGCCTGGAGTACAGCACCGACCTGTTCGAGGCGGCCACCGCCCGGCGGCTGGCCGACCGCTACGCCCGGGTGGTGGCGGCCGCCGCGCAGGACCCGGACCTGCCGGTGGACGAACTGGCCGTCCTGCCGCCCGAGGAGCTGAGCACCCTCGCCGCCTGGCAGGCCGGCCCCCCGGCGCACGGCTCCGAGGCCCTGGTGCACCGGCTGCTGGCCCAGCGGGTGGCCGCCACCCCCGACGCCACCGCGCTGATCGCCTCCGACGCCACCTTGACCTACCGCGAACTCGACGCCCGCGCCGAGCAGTTCGCCGCCCGGCTGCGCCGCCTGGGCGTGGCGGCGGACGAACCGGTGGGCGTCCACCTGCACCGCACCTCGCTGCTGATGGTGGCCCTGCTGGGCATCCTCAAGGCGGGCGCGGCCTACCTCCCGCTGGACCCGGACTACCCCTCCGGCCGCCTGGCGTTCATGGTCGCCGACGCGGGCGTGCGCCTGGTGGTCGCCGACCCGGCCAACGCCGCCTCCGCCGGACGGCTGGGCGCCGCCCGGGTCGTGGTCCCCGGCGAGCAGGACGACGAGCACGGCGGGGACGGGCACATCGGCGTCGGGTACACCGGCGACGGGCACAGCGGCGCCGCCGCCGGTCCGGAGGTGACGCCGGACAACCTGGCCTACGTGATCTACACCTCCGGCTCCACCGGCAAGCCCAAGGGCGTCATGGTCACCCACCGCAACGTGGCCAACCTGTTCGCCGGCATGAGCGAGACCTTCGGCGAGGACGAACCCAGCACCTGGCTCGCCCTCACCAGCGTCTCCTTCGACATCTCCGTGGTCGAGCTGCTGTGGGCGCTCACCCACGGCCACCGCATCGTGCTGCGCCGCGAACCCCCGCTGCGCGCCGCACCCGCCGGCGGCGGCCCGGACCTCCAGGCCCGCTCCCGTCCGATCGACTTCAGCCTGCTCTACTTCGGCAGCGACAGCGAGGCCAGCCCCGAGGACCGCTACCGGCTGCTCCTGGAGGGCGCGAAGTTCGCCGACCGCAACAACTTCGCCGCCGTGTGGACGCCCGAACGCCACTTCCACCAGTTCGGCGGCCTCTACCCCAACCCCTCCGTGATGGCCGCCGCGGTCGCCGCCGTCACCGAGCGGGTGCACGTCCGCGCGGGCAGCGTCGTCATGCCGCTGCACGACCCGCTGCGGGTGGCCGAGGAGTGGTCGGCCGTCGACAACCTCTCGGCCGGCCGGGTCGGCATCTCGCTGGCCTCCGGTTGGCACGCCAACGACTTCGTCCTGGCCCCCGACCACTACGCCGCCCGCAAGCAGCTGATGATGGACGGCCTGGCCGAGGTCCGCAGCCTGTGGAGCGGGCAGAAGACCACCCGCCGCAACGGCGTCGGCGCCCAGGTCGAGGTCGGCATCTACCCCAAGCCGGTCCAGGACCGGCTGCCGGTGTGGCTGACCAGCGCCAAGCACCCCGAGACCTTCCGGATGGCGGGCGAGGCCGGCACCGGCGTCCTCACCCACCTGCTGGGGCACAGCCTCGACGAGCTCGCCGAGAAGATCGCGCTCTACCGCAGGACCTGGCGCGAACACGGCCACGGGCCCGGCGACGGCCACGTCGCGGTCATGGTGCACACCTTCGTCGGCACCGACCTCGAAGAGGTCCGCGAACTGGTGCGCGAGCCGATGAGCCGCTACCTGGAGACCTCCTTCGACCTGATCGCCTCCCTGGGCGCCACCACCGGGAGCGCCGAGGACTTCAAGGCCCTGCCGCCCGGGGAACTGCGCGCACTCGTCGACCGGGCCTTCGAGCGGTTCTTCGCCACCGCCAGCCTGCTGGGCACCCCCCAGGTCTGCGCCGACATGATCGACCGCATGAAGGCCGCCGGGGCCGACGAGGTCGCCTGCCTGGTCGACTTCGGCGTCGAGGACAAGGCCGCCCTCGACGCGCTGGCCCACCTGGTCACCGTCCGCGACATCAGCGAGGAGCGCAGGGCCGCCGCCCTGGCCGAGAGCGAGGAGCCCCTCGCCGAGCAGCTGCGCGCCCACGAGGTCACCCACCTGCAGTGCACGCCCTCGCTGGCCCGCGCCCTGCTGGCCGACCAGGACACCCGCGCCGAACTGCCCCGGCTCGCCCGGCTGCTGGTCGGCGGCGAGGCGCTGCCCACCAACCTGGCGCACGCCCTCGCCGGCACCGTCGCGGGCACCGTCCACAACATGTACGGGCCCACCGAGGCCGCGGTGTGGGCCACCACCTCCCCGGCCGGCGCCGACGGCCCCGCCACCATCGGGCGCCCGCTGGCCGGCGTCCGCGCCTACGTCGCCGACCAGGACCTGCGCCTGTGCCCGGTCGGCGTCCCCGGGGAGCTCCTGCTGGCCGGCGACGGCATCGTCCGCGGCTACCTCGGCCGCAACGGCACCACCGCCGAGCGCTTCCAGCCCGACCCGTTCTCCGGCACCCCCGGCGCCCGGCTCTACCGCACCGGCGACCTGGCCCGCTGGACGTCCCGGGGCACCCTGGAGTTCCTCGGCCGCCTCGACGACCAGGTCAAGTTCCACGGCCACCGGATCGAACTCGGCGAGATCGAGGCCGCCCTGGCCCAGCACCCCGCCGTGCGCTCCGCCGTCGCCGTCATCCGCGGCACCGGTGCCGAAGGACGCCTGATCGCCTACTACGTCCCCGCCCCCGGGCGCACCGCCACCGCCACCGAGCTCCGCGCGCACCTGGCCACCCGGCTGCCCGGCTACATGCTGCCCGGCGCCGTGCACGCCATCGACGCCGTCCCGCTGACCCCGAACAAGAAGGTCGACCGCAACGCCCTGCCCGACCTGGCCGAGAGCCGCCCCGAGGGCACCAGCGCCTACGCCCCGCCCACCAACGACACCGAACGCCTGGTCACCGAGGTGTGGCGGGACGTCCTGGGCGTCGAACGCGTCGGGCTGGACGACAGCTTCTTCGCCCTGGGCGGCAACTCGCTGCTCGTCGTCGTCGCCCGGGCCCGCCTGCTCGAACAGCGGGACAGCGCCCTGTCCCTGGTCGACATGTTCCGCTACCCCTCCGCCCGGGCGCTGGCCCAGGCCATCGACCGCGCGCCCGGGTCCGACGACGACAGCCCGGCCGCGGGCGCCGCCGCCCGCGCCGCCGCCCGCCGCGGCGCCAAGCACTCCGCCGCACGCCGCGCCGGCAGGACAGGAGCGTGA